A single region of the Candidatus Endomicrobium procryptotermitis genome encodes:
- a CDS encoding PEGA domain-containing protein → MSGNKSQQSLDLGLFINDQYVTVKTIGQGGMGVVWQAYDFSLRNFIAIKELLSEFSEPKFVDMFYKEALIAKNIIHDNIVRVQHFWKGSNGSFYISMDFVRGVDLEDLIKRCNELKIKIPWELSVLICISMLKAIDYANRIARDSITGKPYGIVYRDISPGNVLISFDGNVKLSDFGIAKTADEINEGMKQNVVTGKYPYMSPEQIKGISDIDHRADVFSIGVVFYEMLTGKRLYSGENSEIKHQVLNQKFDTGFLSGIQLPYEIGEILSKSLEKDREMRYERAIEMYRDLRRILKGVETEELAIDLASFISRVMEKELKASDEIINVVKTLDRQEIKNNMAIPRVLCNDFIVGENTKPADTVVSLEASPVQDSAQDDTEPDAAPSVSVSPKIEKPLAAQTTRQPQPPAPSSQTYPQQLQAEAKGKTVFEEVGDWLVTKFKELKNKIIKIIAALILAVLLFFGLDIFIQITPFGKGVYSWLYPPDVVITTVPAGATVSMKTKEGEVILQNANSSAPIPLRKVQPQTYIVTALKEGFRPVQKVVRIEDRMSKSNRDRSEKIEIMFDFLLDVDSEPHGADVYIDGNKFGVTPCKIQLMAGEHTVRLALAGFEDLGSKAKESKEGQCNIDFSKSNSDEMFNGVDKKFWKTELKNISGENVFSIKGHMYKKFTFTSVPQKMIIHIEGEGQPRGNTPITVNMKAGSYKVRMLDPEGRYGEATKNITVSANSESELYVHMNKLISFRVRSKDNPSESFISKLTIQGKEFSTTKNVGTGKPIVVPLPTSGKYNFTFTADEFKPYFVRDVDVANISSVTGNMEYAQVALDFNIVTMEGDKEIPLENAYIWLENTLAGKTDSKGFWTKKVNPGKIAGKIIVKDYEEQPFEKHAAPAKGAMVKVVMIPMEPLVPETFILPINDEPAALPQSLMLPDKPITRQQPPPPSTSPIRKDDVQVIVCPHCGYINTVPAGRRLRFCVNCAKPLK, encoded by the coding sequence ATGAGCGGAAATAAATCGCAGCAAAGTTTGGATTTAGGTTTGTTTATTAATGATCAATACGTGACAGTGAAAACAATCGGACAGGGTGGGATGGGAGTTGTGTGGCAGGCTTATGATTTCAGCCTTAGAAATTTTATCGCCATAAAAGAACTTCTGAGCGAATTTTCTGAACCTAAATTTGTTGACATGTTTTATAAAGAAGCTCTGATAGCAAAAAATATTATACATGATAATATTGTCAGAGTGCAGCATTTCTGGAAAGGCAGCAACGGCTCTTTTTACATTTCGATGGATTTTGTAAGAGGTGTTGATCTTGAAGATTTGATAAAAAGATGCAATGAATTAAAAATAAAAATACCGTGGGAACTTTCCGTGCTTATATGTATAAGCATGCTTAAGGCGATAGATTATGCCAACCGTATAGCCAGAGATTCCATAACTGGAAAACCTTACGGAATAGTTTACAGAGACATATCTCCTGGCAATGTTTTAATTTCATTTGACGGCAATGTCAAGTTAAGCGATTTCGGCATTGCAAAAACCGCCGATGAGATAAATGAAGGTATGAAACAGAACGTCGTTACTGGAAAATACCCCTACATGTCTCCGGAACAAATAAAGGGAATTTCAGATATTGATCACCGCGCCGATGTATTTTCAATAGGTGTGGTTTTTTATGAAATGCTTACTGGAAAACGTTTATATTCCGGAGAGAATTCCGAGATCAAGCATCAAGTATTAAATCAGAAATTTGACACGGGGTTTCTCAGCGGCATTCAGCTTCCTTATGAGATAGGCGAAATTCTGTCAAAAAGTCTCGAAAAAGACAGGGAGATGAGATACGAAAGAGCCATTGAAATGTACCGTGATTTAAGAAGAATTTTGAAAGGTGTCGAAACCGAAGAACTTGCCATTGATTTAGCATCGTTTATTTCAAGAGTTATGGAAAAAGAGCTAAAAGCTTCCGATGAAATCATAAATGTCGTAAAAACTTTGGATAGACAGGAAATAAAAAATAATATGGCTATTCCAAGGGTGCTTTGTAACGATTTTATAGTCGGTGAAAATACAAAACCTGCCGATACTGTTGTTTCTCTTGAAGCGTCGCCAGTTCAGGATTCAGCTCAGGATGATACTGAGCCTGATGCAGCTCCATCGGTTTCCGTTTCTCCAAAAATAGAAAAACCATTAGCGGCTCAAACAACCCGGCAGCCTCAGCCGCCGGCACCTTCTTCTCAGACGTATCCACAACAATTGCAGGCCGAAGCCAAAGGAAAAACTGTGTTTGAAGAAGTTGGAGATTGGCTTGTAACAAAATTTAAAGAACTTAAAAATAAGATAATAAAAATAATTGCTGCTTTAATTTTGGCAGTTTTATTGTTTTTCGGTTTGGATATTTTTATACAAATTACGCCTTTCGGAAAGGGCGTATACTCATGGCTTTATCCGCCTGATGTCGTAATAACTACTGTTCCTGCCGGAGCTACCGTGAGTATGAAAACAAAAGAAGGGGAAGTAATATTGCAGAATGCCAATTCATCTGCGCCCATACCTTTGAGAAAAGTACAGCCGCAAACATATATTGTTACCGCATTAAAAGAAGGGTTCAGACCGGTACAGAAAGTCGTAAGGATCGAAGACAGAATGAGCAAATCAAACAGAGACAGAAGTGAGAAGATAGAAATAATGTTTGACTTCCTGCTGGATGTTGACTCGGAACCACATGGAGCTGATGTCTATATTGATGGCAATAAATTTGGCGTGACGCCGTGTAAAATACAGCTTATGGCAGGCGAACATACCGTAAGACTTGCTTTAGCTGGATTTGAAGATTTGGGTTCAAAAGCAAAAGAATCCAAAGAAGGACAATGCAATATAGATTTTTCAAAATCTAACAGTGATGAGATGTTCAACGGGGTAGACAAGAAATTTTGGAAAACGGAACTAAAAAATATTAGCGGTGAAAACGTTTTTAGTATAAAAGGACATATGTATAAAAAATTTACTTTTACGTCCGTTCCTCAAAAAATGATAATTCATATTGAAGGCGAAGGTCAGCCAAGAGGCAATACGCCTATAACGGTGAATATGAAAGCGGGTAGCTATAAAGTCAGAATGCTTGATCCTGAAGGAAGATACGGCGAAGCGACAAAAAATATAACCGTTTCCGCAAATTCCGAATCAGAACTGTATGTTCATATGAATAAACTTATTTCTTTCAGGGTGCGGTCAAAAGACAATCCGTCAGAATCTTTCATATCAAAATTGACAATACAGGGAAAAGAGTTCAGTACTACTAAAAATGTGGGTACCGGCAAACCTATAGTTGTGCCATTGCCTACTAGCGGGAAATATAATTTTACATTTACAGCGGATGAATTTAAGCCGTATTTTGTAAGAGATGTTGATGTTGCTAACATAAGCAGCGTGACGGGAAATATGGAATATGCTCAGGTTGCATTAGATTTCAATATAGTTACAATGGAAGGCGATAAAGAAATTCCTTTAGAAAATGCATATATCTGGCTTGAGAATACACTTGCAGGGAAAACGGATTCAAAAGGTTTTTGGACAAAAAAAGTTAACCCAGGAAAAATAGCGGGGAAAATAATCGTAAAAGATTATGAAGAGCAGCCTTTTGAAAAACATGCGGCTCCCGCAAAAGGTGCAATGGTTAAAGTTGTTATGATCCCGATGGAACCGCTGGTGCCGGAGACTTTTATTCTTCCGATTAACGATGAGCCTGCTGCGTTGCCTCAATCACTTATGCTTCCGGATAAACCTATAACGAGACAACAACCGCCGCCGCCATCTACTTCTCCTATTAGAAAGGATGACGTTCAGGTAATAGTTTGTCCTCATTGCGGATATATTAACACGGTTCCTGCGGGGAGAAGGTTAAGATTTTGTGTGAACTGTGCAAAACCTTTAAAATGA